DNA sequence from the Candidatus Omnitrophota bacterium genome:
GGCGCCGCAGGGAGCTGTCGTGAAAAAAGCGGCGGTAGATGAAAGTATGCTGGTGCATGAAGGGCCGGCGCGTGTTTTCGACTCGGAGGACGACGCCATGAGGTCCATCATGGGAGGGAAGATAAACAAAGGTGATGTGGTCGTTATCCGGTACGAAGGCCCGAAAGGGGGCCCCGGCATGAGGGAAATGCTGGGACCGACATCGGCGATCGTCGGGGAAGGGCTCGATAAGGACGTTGCCTTGATAACGGATGGGCGTTTTTCGGGCGGGACACGTGGGGCGGCCATAGGGCATGTTTCTCCCGAGGCTACGGAGGGAGGCGCTATCGCCCTGGTACGTGAGGGGGACAGGATACGTATAGATATACCGAAAAAAGAACTGAGCCTTGCGGTAGATGAATCGGAGATGAAAGCGAGGCTTGCCGCGTGGAAGTGCCCCGAGCCCAAAGTTAAAGAAGGATACCTGTATCGTTACTCCAAGATGGTCACAAGCGCTTCCACAGGGGCCATATTCGGTAAGGATCGAATATAGGATGAAGCCTTATAGATTTTGTCCTATCTGTGGTACGGGACTGGTCGGGAAGCCTGTTGACGGCAGGAACAGCCTGGTGTGTGATGGGTGCGGGTGGATAAATTATCTTAACCCGGTGCCTGTCGCGGCTTGTCTTGTATCGAACGAGCGTTCTGAGCTTTTGCTGGTCCGACGCAAAATACCGCCATGTGAGGGCAAATGGGGGCTACCCGGCGGGTATATCGAGCTTGATGAGACCGCGGCCCAGGCCGCGGTAAGGGAGCTTGAGGAAGAGACCGGGATCGGAGGGGCGTTCGAAAGATATGTGGGGGTAGAAGCCCAGGACAGTGATATATACGGCGCGGTACTTGTAGTAGGGGTCGAGCTTCGAGGGCTTACATGGGAGCTTAGCCCGGGTGATGACGCTATGGACGCACGGTTCTTTGCCGTGAAGGATATTCCGGAGATACCTTTTAAAAGCCACAGGCAACTTATAGAGCGGTTTTTGTCGGGCCGACGGTCTTAGATCAGAAGAACGCGGATCACCGAAGCTCCTGTGGTGAAGATTCAATGTAAACTTGTATTTAGTGAAAGGTTGACAATGAGCATAGGGAATTACGATGAGATATCAGGGATAAGCACGGAAGAACTGATCGACCGAGCGGATAAAATACGCCGGAGATGTATGGGTGAGCGCCTGGAAGTATGCAGTATAATTAACGCTCGATCGGGGTCCTGTCCGGAGGATTGCAAATACTGCGCCCAGTCAGCGCGTTATTGTACCGATGTTAAAGAATATCCTCTTGTTCATGACGACGATATCTTAGGAGCCGCCAGGCTTGCCGGACATAATGGCGCGGAACGTTTCGGGATAGTGACAAGTGGTAACCGCTTGACCCGGGAAGATATAAAAAGAATAGCGGCCACGATCAGGGAGATGACCCTGGTGTCGAAAATAAAGCCGTGCGCGTCCCTGGGGGCGTTGGAAGAAGAGGATCTCAGGATGCTTAAGGAAGCCGGGTTGACGCGATACCACCATAACATAGAGACTTCGGCCCGGTTCTATCCTAATGTAGTGACCACACATGACCATTCGCAAAGGGTCAACACCATAAAGGCCGCGAAAAGGTCAGGGCTGGAGGTCTGTTCCGGCGGGATATTGGGCATGGGGGAGACGTGGCAGGATAGGGTCGACATGGCGCTTCTCCTGAAAGAGCTGGAGGTGGATTCTGTCCCCCTGAATTTTCTTGTCCCGATAAATGGGACACCAATGGCGGGGAGGGAAGTGATGTCGCCCGAGGACGCGCTCAGGGCCATAGCGATATTCAGGATCATTCTCGAAGATGTGGAGATAAAAATAGTGGCCGGGAGGGAAGCCGTGTTCAAGGATATGCAGGAAATGATATTCAAAGCCGGCGCTAACGGGATGATGATAGGGGGGTATCTTACCATAGCGGGGAGGACAGTCGAAGAGGATACGGCACTTCTAGGACAAGTGAGGAGATCATGGCGCCTGAGATAAGGTCTTTCATGGAGGAGCAAGTAAAGAATAACGCCTTGCGCGAACTGGTGGAGGTCTCTCCGGCGCCCGGGGGGAGGGTCATCGTCGGGGGCAAAGAATACCTGAACCTATCCTCCAATGATTACCTGGGACTCTCCTGTCACGCTCTCATGGCTTCAGAGATAATAAGATCACTTTCGGGAAGCGTTGTGACATCGCCGTCATCACGGCTTCTTACCGGGACTACGCCGGCACATACGGTACTTGAGAACAGAATGGCCGAATGGAAAGCGGGGGAAGCCGCTTTGATCTTCAACTCAGGATATCAGGCTAACATAGGTATTATCAGTGCCATAGCGGGCAGGAAGGATGTGGTGTTCGCTGACAGGCTTGTCCATGCCAGTATGGTCGACGGGGCGCGTCTTTCAGGGGCGAAACTTATCAGGTTCAGGCATAACGATATGGAACATCTTTCTTCTCTCCTGGAAAAAGAGCGTAGCAGATATGACAAAGCGCTGATACTTACAGAAAGTGTTTTCAGCATGGATGGGGATATGGCGCCGCTGGCGGAGGTGACGACGCTCAAAGAGCGTTTCGACTGTCTTTTGATGGTAGATGAAGCGCACGCTACCGGGGTCTTTGGCCGTTCGGGGGCCGGGATGATAGAAGCCATAGGCTATGCGGCCAGGGCTGATATAATAATGGGTACGTTCAGTAAGGCCATAGCCGGGTTCGGCGCGTACGCAGTCCTGTCGGAAGCGATGCGGGCGTATCTTGTTAACAGTTGCCGCAGTTTCATATATACCACGGCGCTGCCGGTCTATGTCGTGGCCGCCAACATGGCGGGATTGGACCTTGTCCAGATGGAGCCATGGAGAAGAAAAACCTTGCTGGTGAACGCTGATATTCTCAGGCGCGCGCTTACTGAGGAAGGATGTGATACGCGCGGGAACTCCCAGATAATACCGATAATCACCGGTGGCAATGACCGGACGATGCGTATAAGCGCGTGGCTCAGGAGGAAAGGGTACTGGGTGGCTCCTGTCCGTCCGCCTACGGTCCCTGACGGAGGTTCACGTATCAGGGTGTCGCTTTCAGCGGAACATACTTCCGGGATGCTGGAACGGTTCGCTCGGGATATGGGGGAGGCCCTGAAAAAAAATGGATAAGACAATCATAAACAGGAATTTCTCACGCAGCGCCGGTTCATATAATGAGAACGCGTTCGTACAATCCGCCTGTGCGGGGATACTGGCGGGGTACCTCGCGGGGCGTGACCACGACAGGATACTTGAGATAGGTTGCGGCACCGGGGCGTATACAAGGGAGCTCAGGCGCCTGTTCCCGAAAGCCGCGATCACGGCACTGGATATGTCCCCGGACATGCTTCGCGCCGCCGCCGGGGATATGGCGGGCGAGGGTATCGAATTCATAGAGAGGGATTGCGAGCAATACGATGATATGGTGGGGTTCGGGCTCATAACGTCGAACGCCGCCATACACTGGTTGAGCGACCCTGTAGGCGCTATCAGGAAATTGGTTCCACTTGTCTCTCCCGGAGGTGATATATGCTTTTCTATATATGGTCCCGGGACGTTCACCGAGCTCAGGGATACCGTTAAGGAATGCCTGGGAGAGGAGAGGGATATAGCTTCTTCCCGTTTCATGTCCGGGGGAACGATCAAAGAGGTTCTGACCGGGTATTTTGATCTGGTAGAGATGGAAAAGAGGGAATTTGCCATTGAATTCCCTTCCCTGTTCGAGCTTATGAGGAACATAAAACGTACGGGAACGCGTGGCGCGGGGATATCAGGAGTAAGGACATTGGACCGGGGAATGATACGAAAAATGGAAAAAACCATGATCAGGCGTTACGGCAGAGTTATCGCCTCCCATCATGTATATTTCCTGAACGCGCGGGGGCGGAGGGCATGAGCAGGATACTATTGGTGACAGGGACAGATACGGATGTTGGGAAGACCGTCGTAACGGCGCTTTTGAACAAATATCTCAACGAGTGCGGGGTAATGTCCGTTACGCAAAAATGGGTGCAGACCGGCAGCAAGAGTGGCCATGACGATATCAGCCGGCATATGGGATCCGTACATGACGGAGAAAGGACATTGGCGGGATATAGGGGCCTTATGGTGCCATATACCCTGGCGCATGCCGCGTCTCCGCATTTAGCGGCGGTCCTGGAAGGGGTCGAAATAAACGCGGCAACGATCATAGAGAATTCGCGGGAACTTTCCAGGCACTTTGATGTAGTCCTGTCGGAAGGGGCCGGTGGGCTTATGGTCCCGGTCAATGCTGATGTTACAATATTGGATATTGCCGAGATACTGGGAGCGGATGTCCTTGTGGTAGCGGCTAACCGGCTAGGTTGTATAAACCATACGCTGCTTACGATAAACGAGCTTAAAAGGCGGTCGGTGGGAATTGTTGGTGTGGTCTTTAACCGGACATCCCCGGAAGGCGACGAGATAGTGCTCAGGGATAACCCGAAGATGATATCCCGTATGTCGGGCGTGGAGGTCATAGGGGAACTACCGTTCTTCCTTGACGAGGGAACGCTGTACGAAGCTTTCAGGCCGATCGGGGTACGGGTCCTGGAAATATTGAAGAAAGGCGATCGAAATGGTAAATAGCGCTGACCTGGCCCGAAGGGACATAGAGCACGTATGGCATCCTTATACACAGATGAAAGACTGCGAGAAGCATCCGCCTATACCTATAAGGTCGGCGAAAGGTGTCAGGCTTTATGATCATGACGGGAAATTCTATTACGACACGATATCCAGCTGGTGGTGTAACGTCCATGGACACGGGCATCCCGCGATCGTGAGGGCGATCCAGGAACAGGCCCAAACATTGGAACATGTGCTTTTTGCCGGGTTCACCCATGAACCGGCGATAGAATGCGCGGAAAAACTCGTGTCCATATTGCCGGCGGGGCTTGGTCGTATATTCTATTCGGATAACGGTTCGACGGCAGTGGAAGTCGCCATGAAGATGTCGTTCCAGTATTGGCAGAATACCGGAAGCAAGAAGAAAATGCGGTTCCTGGCCCTGGACATGGCTTATCACGGCGATACTATCGGCGCGATGAGCGTCAGCGGAGTGGACCTTTTCAACCAGGTGTTCGCGCCTCTTTTTCTTGACGCATTGAAAGTGCCGACACCCTATTGTTACCGGTGCCCTGTCGGGTGTAAGGCCGGCAGCTGTTCGATGGAATGCGCCGATATAATGGAACGGACAGTAAGGGACAACTCGGAAGACCTGGCGGCCGTGATCATCGAACCGCTTCTTATGGGCGCCGGCGGGATGATCGTATACCCGGAGGAATATCTCAGAAGGGTCCGCAAGGTCACGGCCGAGTGCGGCGTGCACCTTATCGCGGATGAGGTCGCCACCGGGTTCGGGAGGACCGGGAGCATGTTCGCTTGTGGAAAAGCGGGGATCGCCCCGGATATCATGTGCCTCTCCAAGGGGATAACATCCGGGTATCTCCCTATGGGGGTTACAGCGACCACCGAAGATATTTTCAACGCGTTCTACGACGATCATGAGAACAAAAAGACCTTTTACCATGGGCACACGTTCACGGCAAACCCGATAGCCTGCGCCGCGGCGTCGGCCAGTATGCGTATACTCATGGGAATGGACGTTCCCGGAAAAGTCGAGGCAATAAGACGCCGGCTCTCCGGTTTCCTGGATAGTTTTGGTTCCCATCCATTGGTCGGGGACATAAGAGGGATAGGGGTGGTCGGTGCGATGGAACTCGTCAAGGACCGGGATAAGAAAACACCTTTCGGTATAAAGGAGAGGATAGGACTCGACATATACACACAGGGTTTATCCGACAACCTTGTATTGCGGCCCCTGGGTAACATAATATATTTCTTCCTGCCGATATCGATCACGGAAGAAGAGATGTCCGATATGTTCGGACGTGCTCATAAGGCGATAAGTAAAGTGCTTGATGCCTGGAGCAAGCGCGGTCGAGGAAAGGAGCGATAAATGCCGATACGAACAGGTATGGGAGATGAAGGATACACGTATCTTTCGGG
Encoded proteins:
- a CDS encoding methyltransferase domain-containing protein, which codes for MDKTIINRNFSRSAGSYNENAFVQSACAGILAGYLAGRDHDRILEIGCGTGAYTRELRRLFPKAAITALDMSPDMLRAAAGDMAGEGIEFIERDCEQYDDMVGFGLITSNAAIHWLSDPVGAIRKLVPLVSPGGDICFSIYGPGTFTELRDTVKECLGEERDIASSRFMSGGTIKEVLTGYFDLVEMEKREFAIEFPSLFELMRNIKRTGTRGAGISGVRTLDRGMIRKMEKTMIRRYGRVIASHHVYFLNARGRRA
- a CDS encoding 8-amino-7-oxononanoate synthase, whose amino-acid sequence is MAPEIRSFMEEQVKNNALRELVEVSPAPGGRVIVGGKEYLNLSSNDYLGLSCHALMASEIIRSLSGSVVTSPSSRLLTGTTPAHTVLENRMAEWKAGEAALIFNSGYQANIGIISAIAGRKDVVFADRLVHASMVDGARLSGAKLIRFRHNDMEHLSSLLEKERSRYDKALILTESVFSMDGDMAPLAEVTTLKERFDCLLMVDEAHATGVFGRSGAGMIEAIGYAARADIIMGTFSKAIAGFGAYAVLSEAMRAYLVNSCRSFIYTTALPVYVVAANMAGLDLVQMEPWRRKTLLVNADILRRALTEEGCDTRGNSQIIPIITGGNDRTMRISAWLRRKGYWVAPVRPPTVPDGGSRIRVSLSAEHTSGMLERFARDMGEALKKNG
- the bioD gene encoding dethiobiotin synthase, with the protein product MSRILLVTGTDTDVGKTVVTALLNKYLNECGVMSVTQKWVQTGSKSGHDDISRHMGSVHDGERTLAGYRGLMVPYTLAHAASPHLAAVLEGVEINAATIIENSRELSRHFDVVLSEGAGGLMVPVNADVTILDIAEILGADVLVVAANRLGCINHTLLTINELKRRSVGIVGVVFNRTSPEGDEIVLRDNPKMISRMSGVEVIGELPFFLDEGTLYEAFRPIGVRVLEILKKGDRNGK
- a CDS encoding NUDIX hydrolase gives rise to the protein MKPYRFCPICGTGLVGKPVDGRNSLVCDGCGWINYLNPVPVAACLVSNERSELLLVRRKIPPCEGKWGLPGGYIELDETAAQAAVRELEEETGIGGAFERYVGVEAQDSDIYGAVLVVGVELRGLTWELSPGDDAMDARFFAVKDIPEIPFKSHRQLIERFLSGRRS
- the bioB gene encoding biotin synthase BioB; the protein is MSIGNYDEISGISTEELIDRADKIRRRCMGERLEVCSIINARSGSCPEDCKYCAQSARYCTDVKEYPLVHDDDILGAARLAGHNGAERFGIVTSGNRLTREDIKRIAATIREMTLVSKIKPCASLGALEEEDLRMLKEAGLTRYHHNIETSARFYPNVVTTHDHSQRVNTIKAAKRSGLEVCSGGILGMGETWQDRVDMALLLKELEVDSVPLNFLVPINGTPMAGREVMSPEDALRAIAIFRIILEDVEIKIVAGREAVFKDMQEMIFKAGANGMMIGGYLTIAGRTVEEDTALLGQVRRSWRLR
- a CDS encoding dihydroxy-acid dehydratase — translated: GERVGDNIKGAENLDQDVIRPFDDPYTKDGGLSILFGNLAPQGAVVKKAAVDESMLVHEGPARVFDSEDDAMRSIMGGKINKGDVVVIRYEGPKGGPGMREMLGPTSAIVGEGLDKDVALITDGRFSGGTRGAAIGHVSPEATEGGAIALVREGDRIRIDIPKKELSLAVDESEMKARLAAWKCPEPKVKEGYLYRYSKMVTSASTGAIFGKDRI
- the bioA gene encoding adenosylmethionine--8-amino-7-oxononanoate transaminase translates to MVNSADLARRDIEHVWHPYTQMKDCEKHPPIPIRSAKGVRLYDHDGKFYYDTISSWWCNVHGHGHPAIVRAIQEQAQTLEHVLFAGFTHEPAIECAEKLVSILPAGLGRIFYSDNGSTAVEVAMKMSFQYWQNTGSKKKMRFLALDMAYHGDTIGAMSVSGVDLFNQVFAPLFLDALKVPTPYCYRCPVGCKAGSCSMECADIMERTVRDNSEDLAAVIIEPLLMGAGGMIVYPEEYLRRVRKVTAECGVHLIADEVATGFGRTGSMFACGKAGIAPDIMCLSKGITSGYLPMGVTATTEDIFNAFYDDHENKKTFYHGHTFTANPIACAAASASMRILMGMDVPGKVEAIRRRLSGFLDSFGSHPLVGDIRGIGVVGAMELVKDRDKKTPFGIKERIGLDIYTQGLSDNLVLRPLGNIIYFFLPISITEEEMSDMFGRAHKAISKVLDAWSKRGRGKER